One segment of Anatilimnocola aggregata DNA contains the following:
- a CDS encoding DotU family type IV/VI secretion system protein, with translation MSPRFAKAVDPVFAYVLDLMDRIDRGQKLNPPDEKVRISGLLQTAGTHLSEAEEWSRFAKYALVAWIDSELATIREWEGRDWWLANSLEIDYHGQGLANVDFFARAREAGMLANKDALEVFYICVILGFRGFYENANTEDRMRIIDALQLPPDLKSWTKRQAQAIRLQQERPAISDTSRPADVAPPLDGKQMLLGTAVLLAIVAAICLPMIWIMLKL, from the coding sequence ATGAGCCCTCGCTTCGCCAAAGCCGTCGACCCCGTGTTCGCCTACGTCCTCGATTTGATGGACCGGATCGACCGTGGCCAGAAATTGAATCCGCCCGACGAAAAGGTGCGCATCAGTGGCTTGCTGCAAACGGCGGGAACTCACCTGAGCGAAGCGGAAGAATGGTCGCGGTTTGCGAAGTATGCCCTGGTTGCCTGGATCGACTCGGAACTGGCAACGATTCGGGAATGGGAGGGGCGCGATTGGTGGCTCGCCAACTCGCTGGAAATTGATTACCACGGCCAAGGCCTGGCCAACGTCGACTTTTTCGCGCGGGCGCGCGAAGCGGGCATGCTCGCCAATAAAGACGCGTTGGAAGTCTTCTACATCTGCGTGATCCTCGGCTTTCGCGGTTTCTATGAGAACGCGAATACCGAAGACCGGATGCGAATCATCGATGCGTTGCAGTTGCCGCCCGATTTGAAGTCGTGGACCAAGCGACAAGCCCAGGCGATTCGGCTGCAGCAAGAGCGCCCTGCCATTAGCGATACCAGTCGGCCAGCCGATGTGGCTCCCCCGCTGGACGGCAAACAGATGTTACTTGGTACCGCAGTGCTGCTCGCGATTGTCGCGGCCATCTGCTTGCCCATGATTTGGATCATGCTGAAGCTGTAG
- a CDS encoding GyrI-like domain-containing protein, whose translation MEYAIRLEQQTGHPLAVVRRRASRAQFPQVVPDACGTVWKVVRAQQIPGAGRHVAVYLDNVVNLEVGVEVEATFGGHGEVIRSATPAGLVASTTHYGPYGQLAQAHQALQEWCRKNGHAMLGPCWEIYGHWQDAWNTDPTQIVTEVCCLLKAS comes from the coding sequence ATGGAATACGCCATCCGACTTGAGCAGCAGACTGGTCACCCGTTGGCGGTGGTGCGGCGGCGTGCGAGCAGAGCACAGTTCCCTCAGGTGGTTCCGGATGCGTGCGGCACGGTGTGGAAAGTGGTTCGCGCTCAGCAGATTCCGGGGGCAGGTCGACATGTGGCGGTTTACTTAGACAATGTGGTCAACCTGGAAGTCGGTGTCGAAGTGGAGGCCACCTTTGGTGGCCACGGCGAAGTCATTCGCTCCGCGACACCCGCCGGGCTCGTGGCCAGCACGACTCACTACGGGCCGTATGGCCAATTGGCTCAAGCGCATCAGGCACTGCAGGAGTGGTGTAGGAAAAATGGCCATGCGATGCTAGGACCCTGTTGGGAGATTTACGGTCACTGGCAAGATGCATGGAATACCGATCCAACTCAGATCGTCACGGAAGTCTGTTGTCTGCTTAAGGCGAGTTGA
- the tssK gene encoding type VI secretion system baseplate subunit TssK, translating to MRNQPVYWYEGMFLRPQHFQAAERYWNELIDVSEQIDHPYYYGVRSISVSRPAIANNQFQITLLQARLKDGTIVNLEAGQDPDRLDLKDSLSGKTIDTVNLTEAFEKEAKVRVFLAVPRLMLGRKNAGTKESADARYAIDLKSIQDENEGGNDQEVEFRGLNIRLMLSTQNLTGYEVLPIGQVKRAGGQASAPELDAEYIPPLIAIESWPPLSRDIIRVIYDRIGESINVLAEQLSDLDVALASSDPLDIKRVMILMRLNEAYSVIGSQTFASGVHPYAAYVELCRVVGQLATFGPNRKPPEFPRYDHDNLYYVFKWLKDQIEALLEAIPKAGFVQRYFIGSGQGLQVSLEPQWLAEGWNWYIGVNRGSLSETECRELLKPGSANLDWKFGSATMVDFYRRNFHRGVWLEEVTQTPRILPSKGPWLYYAVKRDNEAWQYVHKEQSLAMRLNTHLIRNLDSLQGKRDLVVSVRGQSVILQFALFAVAPFK from the coding sequence ATGCGCAATCAACCGGTCTACTGGTACGAAGGAATGTTCCTTCGCCCCCAGCATTTCCAAGCCGCCGAGCGGTATTGGAACGAGTTGATTGATGTCTCGGAGCAGATCGACCATCCGTATTATTACGGCGTTCGTTCCATTTCTGTCAGCCGCCCCGCCATCGCCAACAACCAGTTTCAAATCACCCTGTTACAGGCGCGCCTCAAAGACGGCACCATCGTCAATCTGGAAGCCGGGCAAGATCCTGACCGGCTCGATCTGAAGGATTCGCTCAGCGGCAAGACCATCGACACGGTGAACCTAACCGAAGCTTTTGAAAAAGAAGCGAAGGTGCGCGTGTTCCTCGCTGTGCCCCGGCTGATGCTCGGGCGAAAAAATGCCGGCACGAAAGAGTCGGCCGATGCCCGCTACGCCATCGACCTCAAGAGCATTCAAGACGAAAACGAAGGTGGCAATGATCAGGAAGTGGAGTTTCGCGGCCTGAACATTCGGTTAATGCTCTCGACGCAGAACTTAACCGGCTACGAAGTGCTCCCCATCGGCCAGGTGAAGCGCGCTGGCGGGCAAGCATCCGCACCGGAACTTGATGCCGAATACATTCCGCCGCTGATTGCCATTGAATCGTGGCCGCCGCTGAGCCGCGATATCATCCGCGTCATATACGACCGCATCGGCGAGAGCATTAACGTGCTGGCCGAACAGTTGTCCGATTTGGACGTGGCGCTGGCTTCCTCCGATCCGCTTGATATCAAGCGCGTGATGATTCTCATGCGCTTGAACGAAGCCTATTCGGTGATCGGCAGTCAGACGTTCGCCTCGGGCGTTCATCCGTACGCCGCGTATGTCGAACTCTGCCGCGTCGTCGGTCAACTGGCGACGTTCGGTCCCAATCGTAAGCCGCCGGAATTTCCCCGCTACGATCACGACAATTTGTACTACGTCTTCAAGTGGTTGAAGGACCAGATCGAAGCGCTGCTGGAAGCAATCCCCAAAGCGGGCTTTGTGCAGCGATATTTCATTGGCTCCGGGCAGGGTTTGCAAGTCAGCTTGGAACCGCAATGGCTGGCCGAAGGTTGGAACTGGTACATCGGCGTGAATCGGGGTTCCCTCTCAGAAACCGAATGCCGCGAACTGCTAAAGCCGGGGTCGGCGAATCTCGACTGGAAGTTCGGCAGTGCGACGATGGTCGACTTCTACCGCCGCAATTTTCACCGCGGCGTGTGGCTGGAAGAAGTGACGCAAACGCCGCGAATTTTGCCATCCAAGGGTCCGTGGTTGTACTATGCCGTAAAGCGGGACAACGAAGCCTGGCAGTACGTGCATAAAGAACAATCGCTGGCCATGCGCCTCAATACCCATTTAATCCGTAATCTCGATTCGCTCCAGGGCAAGCGGGACCTGGTCGTTTCGGTGCGCGGTCAGAGCGTTATTTTGCAATTTGCACTGTTTGCGGTCGCCCCTTTCAAATAA
- a CDS encoding type VI secretion protein IcmF/TssM N-terminal domain-containing protein has translation MRTLLDIISYPFQLIFLAPAALLGAPRWLKSLSVATRVALVVFVFMLLFTAFSAAYYLLGFQGREAPDVLTWARKSFIPPLVLTFLTPPVVYLAVRFWLEGQVSRFPDIDAAWKEGVEELEKAGVSLTNTPIFLILGLRDERNVRALMRSTGIKYAVQGVPEGNKPIHFYAAIDEKISGSEERLNAVYIFAVDACRSSKLHLLGLSDSLRSRATVDDTVRADSLRGTMLGGHGGGGSGGGDVSRGTSVGSSAPADPMRGTIVGGGAGQPVSSATMSRAQMSGTMMPGGGGSHSMLPQESGMGSAVAVLSKAEAAYQGARLEYLCHLISRSREPLCPLNGVLMVTPFQLLRRGDEQCRQLAQAVREDLRLVQMGTRLRCSVVSLIGGMEHERGFLELIRRVGSTRARDQRLGSSFKTWNPATIERLQSMAVHACGAFEDNIYSLFKEEDGYNKAGNDKLYSLICKTRGKFIESLEYFLTDAFALQDIRETDGSRPMLFSGCYFAATGEVEGATGFIKSLFDQKLYLIEQDNLQWTESAIRDDANYQSWARLGMLASGLLVLTLIAVVIYATLNK, from the coding sequence ATGCGCACGTTGCTCGACATCATCAGCTATCCGTTTCAACTGATTTTCCTTGCGCCCGCAGCGCTCCTGGGTGCGCCGCGCTGGCTCAAGAGCTTGAGCGTAGCGACCCGCGTGGCGCTCGTCGTGTTCGTGTTCATGCTGCTATTCACAGCATTCTCGGCCGCGTATTACCTGCTCGGTTTTCAAGGGCGCGAAGCTCCGGACGTTCTCACCTGGGCGCGCAAGTCGTTCATTCCGCCGCTGGTTCTCACTTTCCTCACGCCGCCGGTCGTTTACCTGGCTGTGCGCTTCTGGCTCGAAGGCCAGGTCTCGCGCTTTCCCGATATCGACGCAGCTTGGAAAGAAGGCGTTGAAGAGTTGGAAAAAGCGGGCGTTTCGTTGACGAACACGCCGATCTTTTTGATCCTCGGCCTGCGTGACGAACGGAACGTGCGAGCGCTGATGCGGTCGACGGGCATCAAATACGCAGTGCAAGGTGTGCCGGAAGGGAACAAGCCGATCCACTTCTACGCCGCCATCGACGAAAAAATCTCCGGTAGCGAAGAGCGATTAAACGCGGTCTACATTTTTGCCGTCGATGCCTGCCGGTCGAGTAAATTGCATCTGCTGGGGCTTTCCGATTCGCTTCGCTCGCGCGCCACGGTCGACGATACGGTGCGGGCCGATTCGCTGCGGGGCACCATGCTTGGCGGCCACGGCGGCGGGGGTAGCGGTGGAGGTGATGTCTCTCGCGGCACCAGCGTGGGGAGCAGTGCTCCAGCAGATCCCATGCGCGGCACGATTGTCGGTGGCGGTGCTGGCCAACCGGTAAGTAGTGCCACGATGTCTCGCGCGCAAATGAGCGGCACGATGATGCCTGGTGGCGGCGGTTCCCATTCAATGCTGCCGCAGGAAAGCGGGATGGGTTCGGCTGTGGCGGTGCTGTCGAAGGCCGAAGCCGCCTATCAAGGAGCACGGCTCGAGTACCTCTGCCATTTGATCTCTCGGAGCCGCGAACCGCTTTGCCCGCTCAATGGAGTGCTGATGGTCACTCCCTTTCAGCTGCTGCGGCGCGGCGATGAACAGTGCCGTCAGTTGGCGCAAGCAGTGCGCGAAGACTTGCGCCTGGTTCAAATGGGAACTCGCCTGCGCTGTTCGGTGGTGTCGCTGATTGGCGGCATGGAGCACGAACGGGGCTTTTTGGAACTCATTCGCCGCGTGGGCTCGACCCGCGCCCGCGATCAACGCCTGGGTAGCAGCTTTAAAACGTGGAATCCGGCGACGATCGAACGGCTGCAATCGATGGCCGTGCATGCCTGCGGCGCGTTCGAAGACAACATCTACAGCCTGTTCAAAGAAGAAGATGGCTACAACAAGGCCGGCAACGACAAGCTTTATAGCTTGATCTGCAAGACGCGCGGCAAGTTCATCGAAAGCTTGGAATACTTCCTCACCGATGCCTTCGCCTTGCAGGATATTCGCGAGACCGACGGCTCGCGCCCCATGCTCTTCAGCGGTTGCTATTTTGCCGCGACGGGCGAAGTCGAAGGTGCGACTGGCTTCATTAAGAGCCTGTTCGACCAGAAGCTGTACCTCATCGAACAAGATAACCTGCAATGGACCGAGTCGGCGATTCGTGATGACGCGAACTATCAAAGCTGGGCGCGGCTCGGCATGCTGGCGAGTGGCCTGCTCGTCCTCACGCTGATTGCGGTAGTAATTTACGCGACCCTGAATAAGTAG
- the tssA gene encoding type VI secretion system protein TssA codes for MPTSPLLDFEVLLAPVPGDNPTGAYLRYSSGREYDLIRDLRPKRDQAIFEDGSEGPQAGQWKQIIAKSQEFLRAKSKDLQLATWLTEALVNQHGFTGLRDGLQLITGLLQTHWEGLFPPADDGDLEMRVAPLEWLLGDTALPIWVREIPLSDRPAEMSGDAERKTPVTYNLWHSIKVNRSADAEPFLAGMETAVNKTPPAFFRKLHEDIRAAREALETFNSALDEQFGRLAPAVSAVRTAIEQCQNRVETICQERKITLQETAAVSDPQEASSAGESPSETYSGSNNGHSGPVRSRAEALEKLREIADFLRQAEPHSPVSYLIQRAIAWSEMPFEKLLLELVQDQNARALINNTLGIKEDTYGYGEDSSSHSSE; via the coding sequence ATGCCCACTTCGCCTCTGTTGGATTTTGAGGTTCTGCTCGCTCCGGTTCCAGGAGACAATCCTACCGGTGCCTATCTCCGTTATTCGTCGGGTCGCGAATACGACTTGATCCGCGACTTGCGACCCAAACGGGACCAGGCCATTTTTGAAGATGGCAGCGAAGGCCCCCAAGCCGGTCAGTGGAAGCAGATCATCGCTAAGTCGCAGGAGTTCCTGCGCGCGAAGAGCAAAGACCTGCAACTGGCCACGTGGCTGACCGAAGCCCTGGTCAATCAACATGGCTTTACCGGGCTGCGCGATGGTCTGCAGCTGATCACGGGCTTGTTGCAAACCCATTGGGAAGGTCTCTTTCCGCCGGCCGACGATGGCGATCTGGAAATGCGCGTCGCGCCGCTCGAATGGCTGCTAGGCGATACCGCGCTGCCGATCTGGGTTCGCGAGATTCCGCTCTCCGATCGCCCGGCCGAAATGTCGGGCGATGCCGAAAGGAAAACCCCGGTCACTTACAACCTGTGGCACTCCATCAAGGTCAATCGTTCGGCCGATGCCGAACCGTTTCTCGCGGGAATGGAGACCGCCGTCAACAAAACGCCGCCGGCGTTCTTTCGCAAACTGCACGAAGATATTCGCGCCGCCCGCGAAGCGCTCGAGACATTCAATAGCGCGCTCGACGAGCAATTCGGTCGCCTGGCACCTGCTGTTTCCGCCGTCCGGACCGCGATCGAACAATGTCAGAATCGCGTTGAGACGATTTGCCAGGAGCGCAAGATCACCTTGCAGGAGACAGCTGCAGTGAGCGATCCGCAAGAAGCCAGTTCCGCTGGCGAGAGCCCCAGCGAGACATATTCCGGCAGCAACAATGGGCATAGCGGACCGGTTCGTTCGCGGGCCGAAGCACTGGAAAAACTGCGCGAAATTGCCGACTTTCTCCGCCAGGCCGAGCCCCACAGTCCGGTCTCGTATTTGATTCAACGGGCCATCGCCTGGAGTGAAATGCCGTTCGAAAAGTTGCTTTTAGAGCTCGTACAGGACCAAAATGCTCGTGCCCTGATCAACAACACCTTGGGCATTAAGGAAGATACCTACGGTTACGGCGAAGACAGCAGCTCGCACAGTTCGGAGTAA
- a CDS encoding SHD1 domain-containing protein, whose protein sequence is MYRLAVTILFSFLSLAIATNSSALGQDPTQDIKQYYPRVGHKYSGQALGAVVAKSAKHVAEINKLKAEVDLAALAQLVATGAVKIVPPEVILEVTKIHESSDDYPGGCIELQELMGAKKGDVVYMLPLQLNNVLMKPADAATAKTVFVQAEGADPDAPAAPAVPVVRTWKAAEGNFSVVAEFVSVADGKVVLKRKSDGKELTVPLDKLSAEDNKWIKEQAK, encoded by the coding sequence ATGTACCGCCTGGCTGTCACAATCCTTTTCAGCTTCCTCTCGCTCGCAATTGCCACGAATTCTTCCGCGCTGGGCCAAGATCCTACTCAAGACATCAAGCAGTATTACCCCCGGGTGGGACACAAGTATTCGGGTCAGGCGCTGGGGGCTGTCGTTGCCAAGAGCGCCAAACACGTCGCCGAGATCAACAAACTGAAAGCGGAGGTCGATCTGGCGGCCCTCGCGCAGTTAGTGGCCACAGGAGCCGTGAAGATTGTTCCGCCCGAGGTGATCTTGGAAGTGACCAAAATCCATGAATCCAGCGACGACTACCCCGGCGGCTGCATTGAATTACAGGAATTGATGGGTGCTAAAAAGGGGGATGTGGTCTACATGCTGCCGCTGCAACTGAACAACGTGTTGATGAAGCCAGCAGATGCAGCGACCGCGAAAACGGTATTCGTCCAAGCAGAAGGTGCCGATCCGGACGCGCCCGCTGCTCCGGCCGTTCCCGTTGTGCGCACCTGGAAGGCAGCGGAAGGGAACTTTTCCGTCGTGGCGGAGTTTGTCTCCGTCGCCGATGGCAAAGTGGTTTTGAAGCGGAAGAGCGATGGCAAAGAATTGACCGTGCCACTCGACAAACTCTCGGCTGAAGACAACAAGTGGATTAAAGAACAGGCGAAGTAA
- a CDS encoding sigma-70 family RNA polymerase sigma factor yields the protein MTSSRLTSDQLVFANQGLVRAIARGIHRSLPPFMELDDLISYGQLGLMQAAQDFDADRGVQFSTFAYHRIRGAILDGTQQMAFFRRFTPSRQQYERMANDTLATNAADSAGENSSATSDQASWLQDSSAQLAVVFLLSHSAEDGRESPHLEDTAARAPIQGLLDDELKDKLHALIAELPEEARSLLQGAYFEGLTLKEAGERLGISKAWASRLHARALGQLARGLRRMQVADE from the coding sequence ATGACCTCGTCCCGCCTGACATCCGATCAATTGGTCTTTGCCAATCAAGGATTGGTTCGCGCGATTGCTCGCGGTATTCATCGCAGCTTGCCGCCATTCATGGAACTCGACGATTTAATCTCCTACGGCCAACTGGGGTTGATGCAGGCCGCGCAGGATTTTGATGCCGATCGTGGGGTACAGTTTTCGACCTTCGCCTACCATCGCATTCGGGGTGCGATTCTTGATGGCACGCAGCAGATGGCCTTCTTCCGCCGCTTCACTCCCAGCCGACAGCAATACGAACGGATGGCTAACGATACGCTGGCCACGAATGCTGCCGATTCGGCTGGCGAAAATTCGTCCGCCACGTCCGACCAGGCCTCGTGGCTGCAAGATTCGAGCGCGCAGCTGGCCGTCGTGTTTCTGCTCAGTCACAGTGCCGAAGATGGGCGCGAGTCGCCTCACTTGGAAGACACCGCTGCGCGTGCGCCCATTCAGGGCCTGCTCGATGACGAATTGAAAGACAAGCTGCACGCGCTGATTGCCGAACTTCCGGAAGAAGCGCGCTCGCTACTGCAGGGCGCCTATTTCGAAGGGCTCACCCTTAAAGAAGCCGGCGAACGACTCGGCATCAGTAAGGCCTGGGCCAGTCGCTTGCATGCTCGCGCGCTCGGTCAATTAGCCCGCGGCCTGCGCCGCATGCAAGTTGCGGACGAGTAA
- a CDS encoding TlpA disulfide reductase family protein: MNVVRGKMSLGTGLTLRIVLAVAGMLALSGCTNSNNSSARTDDPAVSQPVSPLSSATGPASASDILQQLLATYRAAKSYQDEAVVKLSYKANGQEMVQAFPASVAFERPNKVALDVYQAKVRIDGKEFKASIHDPEAGESLDGQVVVRKAPDVLKLSELASDPLLYDTLAGRPRRQPIQLELLLESRGLANAFAADVACQLLDDGVTHGRSCRRVAVPSPGGNFIFWVDRENHLLRRLDYPAAALLPEVAQDPAVSELQLWIEMPGAILDGPIAASRWQLSVPAQAKIVKSFILPPRPLPSQLFGKEPSEFFFTTLDDKRLTQAQLREKVTVLCWYHDNPACEATLHQVALAAREFKDHPQVDFLAVATDPAQISGEQVKQTLQGWRAELPVVRDFDAFGDKAFHIEFQPTVVVLDAKGRVQIFQSGGNPELAKQLSVIVERLLKGNDLAGEIVAQAESEQNEYNQLVASGGREPEPVVELAEPVIRRRSEPKHIQLQPVWNCTELKSPGNLLLVPPVNPDDEPRLLVCEGWRTIAEVSLAGKVLRRYELELAEQAAVTWLRTTVDKAGQRYFVGGAPLSPQWYLFDDQFKLLRAYPESMQDTLRITDVQLADLDEDGTAEVLAGNVGLLGLHATTLQGEVKWRNRTFPNVISVAVTKPNDVGSWQILVTGEQGSVLPLNRFGREEPERKVANWPLARLAVASFPTPTQAAMVGISNDPQGNLVAVGLTTQLRECWNYQLPPGAHQQPIEPIASSQVLEGHQGEWWFAAADGSVHLVSEDGKLHDSFATGSVLSGLAVAKLSQGGLLLISSTSGLSASQVKK, encoded by the coding sequence ATGAACGTAGTTCGCGGGAAGATGTCGCTCGGCACGGGCCTGACGTTGAGAATCGTCCTGGCAGTGGCAGGGATGCTGGCGCTGAGCGGTTGTACGAATTCAAACAATTCTTCTGCACGAACTGACGATCCTGCGGTTAGCCAGCCTGTTAGCCCGCTGAGTAGCGCGACGGGACCAGCATCGGCCAGCGACATTCTGCAGCAGTTGCTCGCCACCTATCGCGCGGCCAAGTCTTATCAAGATGAGGCCGTCGTCAAGCTCTCTTATAAAGCGAATGGTCAGGAGATGGTGCAGGCCTTTCCGGCCTCTGTCGCTTTTGAGCGGCCCAACAAGGTGGCCCTCGATGTGTATCAGGCCAAGGTCCGCATTGATGGCAAGGAATTCAAGGCGAGCATTCACGATCCCGAAGCGGGCGAAAGTCTCGATGGGCAGGTCGTCGTGCGCAAAGCGCCGGACGTGCTCAAGCTCTCGGAACTGGCCAGCGATCCGCTGTTGTACGACACGCTCGCTGGTCGTCCGCGTCGTCAGCCGATTCAACTGGAACTGCTGCTCGAATCTCGCGGTTTGGCAAATGCCTTTGCGGCCGATGTCGCCTGTCAGTTGCTCGACGATGGTGTGACGCACGGCCGCAGTTGCCGGCGAGTCGCGGTTCCCTCGCCGGGTGGTAACTTTATTTTCTGGGTCGATCGCGAAAACCATTTGCTCCGTCGGCTCGACTATCCGGCTGCGGCGCTGCTGCCCGAAGTGGCTCAAGATCCGGCCGTCAGCGAGTTGCAACTGTGGATCGAAATGCCCGGTGCCATTCTCGATGGGCCGATCGCGGCAAGTCGCTGGCAGCTGTCGGTGCCAGCGCAGGCGAAGATCGTAAAGTCGTTCATACTCCCGCCGCGACCGTTGCCGTCGCAGTTATTTGGTAAGGAGCCGAGCGAGTTCTTCTTCACGACGCTCGACGATAAGCGGCTGACGCAGGCCCAACTCCGGGAAAAAGTAACCGTCCTCTGCTGGTATCACGACAATCCCGCTTGCGAAGCCACACTGCACCAGGTGGCCCTGGCGGCCCGCGAATTCAAAGATCATCCGCAGGTTGACTTTTTAGCTGTGGCTACCGATCCCGCGCAGATTTCCGGCGAGCAGGTCAAGCAAACCTTGCAGGGCTGGCGGGCCGAGTTGCCCGTGGTGCGCGATTTCGATGCCTTTGGAGATAAGGCGTTTCACATTGAGTTCCAGCCCACGGTCGTGGTGCTGGATGCCAAGGGGCGAGTGCAGATTTTTCAATCCGGTGGCAATCCTGAACTGGCCAAGCAGTTGTCCGTCATTGTCGAGCGTCTGCTGAAGGGGAACGATCTGGCCGGAGAAATCGTCGCTCAAGCCGAGAGCGAGCAGAACGAATACAACCAGCTGGTCGCCAGTGGCGGTCGCGAACCAGAGCCCGTTGTCGAATTGGCCGAACCGGTCATTCGCCGCCGCAGCGAACCAAAACACATTCAGTTGCAGCCGGTTTGGAACTGCACCGAACTGAAGAGCCCCGGCAATCTGCTGCTCGTGCCGCCTGTTAATCCAGACGATGAACCGCGGCTGCTCGTCTGCGAAGGTTGGCGGACAATTGCCGAAGTCAGTCTCGCGGGCAAAGTGCTGCGACGATACGAATTGGAACTCGCCGAGCAGGCAGCAGTTACCTGGCTGCGCACGACTGTCGACAAAGCGGGGCAGCGGTACTTTGTCGGCGGTGCTCCCCTCTCGCCACAATGGTATCTATTCGACGACCAGTTCAAACTGCTGCGGGCGTATCCCGAGTCGATGCAGGACACCTTGCGCATTACGGACGTGCAGTTGGCCGATCTCGACGAAGACGGCACGGCCGAAGTCCTGGCGGGGAATGTCGGCTTGCTCGGTTTGCATGCGACGACGTTGCAAGGCGAAGTGAAGTGGCGGAATCGGACTTTTCCCAACGTCATTTCCGTCGCAGTGACCAAGCCCAACGATGTCGGCTCGTGGCAAATTCTCGTCACCGGGGAACAAGGGAGCGTACTGCCGCTCAATCGGTTTGGCCGCGAAGAGCCCGAACGCAAGGTGGCCAACTGGCCGCTGGCCCGCCTGGCGGTCGCAAGCTTTCCCACTCCCACGCAGGCCGCCATGGTGGGAATTTCGAACGATCCGCAAGGAAATCTCGTCGCCGTTGGCCTGACGACGCAACTGCGCGAATGCTGGAATTATCAACTCCCTCCGGGTGCGCATCAGCAGCCCATCGAACCGATCGCTTCGTCGCAAGTGCTCGAGGGACATCAAGGCGAATGGTGGTTTGCAGCCGCGGATGGCAGCGTGCATCTGGTGAGTGAAGATGGCAAATTGCACGACTCGTTTGCGACCGGCAGCGTGCTCAGCGGGCTGGCAGTGGCTAAACTCAGTCAAGGAGGGCTGCTGCTCATCTCGAGTACGAGCGGACTCTCTGCG
- a CDS encoding TIGR03009 domain-containing protein, giving the protein MTHATRTFISLFALLATASSAQQLAAQNFQPTNQQPAATQANPPSRYAQAVPQQLPVQGPAQPIQSQPRQSVYGPNPASAAPNQIQPVAQNQVQPAGGQQPIRQPAAGQGIPLPGQGNPLNVPRAALVPAGPMQPEWYPLAPEVQEWVDRVLKHWEERSDKVKTLECKFQKWEYDPAYMPNETARLQLSGQLHTLPFRAYSAGTIKYAAPDKGLFKVDDLQTITLGKPGEKHTYFKQPAENGEHWICDGKRVFAFDSRSKQVIEQVLPPEMQGKALADGPLPFMFGARAETIKARYWIRPLQADSKNEYCLEAVPKSRQDAANFKMVQIVLDHEVYLPIRMQIFESDFSPQNPHRTAYKFDKRVVNDESAIANLLNPLGLPIPNPWHRDFFDVKTPAGWKRIVQNPEGPPQPGPNTAAVPPPGQVPAKR; this is encoded by the coding sequence ATGACTCACGCGACCCGTACATTCATTTCGCTGTTCGCTTTGCTCGCTACGGCTTCGTCCGCTCAGCAGCTGGCCGCGCAGAACTTTCAGCCCACCAATCAGCAACCGGCGGCCACGCAAGCGAATCCCCCTTCGCGCTACGCTCAAGCGGTTCCGCAGCAGTTGCCAGTTCAGGGGCCGGCGCAGCCAATTCAATCGCAGCCCCGGCAATCGGTCTATGGGCCGAATCCTGCATCTGCCGCGCCGAACCAGATTCAACCGGTCGCCCAAAATCAAGTTCAACCCGCTGGTGGGCAGCAACCCATTCGTCAGCCGGCTGCTGGCCAAGGCATACCTCTCCCTGGTCAAGGTAATCCGCTCAACGTGCCCAGGGCCGCGCTCGTTCCCGCTGGACCTATGCAGCCCGAATGGTACCCGCTTGCTCCCGAAGTACAGGAGTGGGTCGACCGCGTGCTGAAGCACTGGGAAGAACGGAGCGACAAGGTCAAGACACTGGAATGCAAGTTTCAAAAATGGGAATACGATCCGGCCTACATGCCCAATGAAACAGCTCGGCTGCAATTGTCGGGTCAACTTCACACGCTGCCGTTTCGCGCCTACTCCGCGGGGACCATCAAGTATGCTGCGCCGGACAAAGGACTCTTCAAGGTCGACGATTTGCAAACGATCACGCTGGGCAAGCCCGGCGAGAAGCATACTTACTTCAAACAGCCAGCTGAAAATGGCGAGCATTGGATCTGCGATGGCAAACGAGTTTTCGCCTTCGACTCGCGCAGCAAGCAAGTGATCGAGCAAGTCTTGCCGCCCGAGATGCAAGGCAAAGCGCTGGCCGATGGTCCGCTGCCTTTCATGTTCGGTGCCCGAGCCGAGACCATCAAAGCCCGCTATTGGATTCGTCCTCTGCAGGCCGACAGCAAAAATGAGTATTGCCTCGAAGCGGTTCCCAAATCGCGCCAGGATGCTGCCAACTTCAAGATGGTGCAGATTGTGCTCGATCACGAAGTTTATCTGCCGATTCGCATGCAAATCTTCGAGAGCGACTTCAGCCCGCAAAACCCCCATCGCACTGCCTATAAATTCGACAAACGGGTCGTGAACGACGAGAGTGCCATTGCCAATCTCCTCAATCCGCTAGGGCTGCCGATTCCCAATCCCTGGCATCGCGATTTCTTCGATGTGAAGACGCCAGCCGGTTGGAAGCGGATCGTCCAAAACCCCGAGGGTCCACCGCAGCCAGGACCGAACACCGCTGCTGTCCCTCCCCCAGGGCAAGTGCCTGCCAAGCGCTAA